A window of the Lolium perenne isolate Kyuss_39 chromosome 7, Kyuss_2.0, whole genome shotgun sequence genome harbors these coding sequences:
- the LOC127298181 gene encoding zinc finger A20 and AN1 domain-containing stress-associated protein 6 gives MAHGQESSTQAAASGPAQCTTGCGFFGSPATKNMCSQCYLVHLKTVKATAAPVVDEKIKATVAAAAPVVEGKIKATEVAAATVVEGKINANEVTLALKTPANVHGSAAAEAPAAEAPAKKAAPTRCMSCNKKVRLLGFACRCGGTFCSMHRYADGHACSFDYKKADREKIAQQNPLVVASKLDKI, from the coding sequence ATGGCGCACGGGCAGGAGTCGTCCACTCAGGCCGCCGCCAGCGGACCTGCGCAGTGCACGACCGGCTGCGGGTTCTTCGGCAGCCCGGCGACCAAGAATATGTGCTCCCAGTGCTACCtcgtccacctcaagaccgtcaaagcGACAGCAGCCCCCGTCGTCGATGAGAAGATCAAGGCCACCGTAGCGGCAGCAGCCCCCGTCGTCGAGGGGAAGATCAAGGCCACCGAAGTGGCAGCAGCCACGGTCGTCGAGGGGAAGATCAATGCCAACGAGGTCACCCTCGCGTTAAAGACGCCGGCTAACGTGCATGGCTCTGCTGCCGCCGAGGCTCCGGCGGCCGAGGCGCCGGCGAAGAAGGCGGCGCCAACCAGGTGTATGTCATGCAATAAGAAGGTCCGGCTGCTGGGGTTCGCCTGCCGCTGCGGTGGCACGttctgctcgatgcaccgctacgCGGACGGGCATGCGTGCAGCTTCGACTACAAGAAGGCCGACAGGGAGAAGATCGCCCAGCAGAACCCTCTGGTTGTGGCGTCCAAGCTCGACAAGATTTGA